In the Acetonema longum DSM 6540 genome, one interval contains:
- a CDS encoding energy transducer TonB — MIAVEKTDWGKALTISLVIHITLLLGFGLIIVMAPEQYIELELGGGGGGGGSGGGNDEIAVFAADTSAADTSAASIPSVPETPSTYQEQEEAVESVEENISQHPEQPQQPKEPPANAVFAAKRDDDAKPMDKSSGSGSGLGTGSGSGVGSGSGSGSGSGVGSGAGSGIGPGSGPGSGDSTAPRILAEIKPSYPLEARKAGWEGTVVLRIQIMENGAPGQVTVYRSSGYDLLDEAAISAVRQWRFVPAKNRFGQVIRCSTTLPVIFKLRA; from the coding sequence ATGATTGCGGTGGAAAAAACAGACTGGGGCAAAGCGTTGACGATTTCTTTAGTGATCCATATCACCCTGCTGCTTGGCTTTGGCTTGATCATCGTCATGGCTCCGGAACAGTATATCGAATTGGAATTAGGCGGAGGCGGCGGCGGAGGAGGCAGCGGCGGCGGCAACGATGAAATAGCCGTGTTTGCCGCCGATACATCTGCTGCGGATACTTCGGCTGCATCGATTCCTTCTGTCCCTGAGACCCCCTCCACTTACCAGGAACAAGAAGAAGCGGTTGAAAGCGTTGAGGAGAATATTTCGCAGCACCCGGAACAACCGCAACAGCCGAAAGAACCGCCGGCAAACGCCGTTTTTGCCGCTAAAAGGGATGATGATGCCAAACCTATGGATAAAAGTTCTGGCTCGGGTTCAGGCTTGGGAACCGGCTCCGGTTCCGGTGTGGGCTCGGGTTCTGGGTCGGGCTCCGGTTCCGGTGTAGGATCGGGTGCGGGTTCAGGGATTGGTCCGGGTTCCGGCCCAGGGTCCGGTGACTCGACTGCTCCCCGCATTTTGGCAGAGATCAAACCCTCCTATCCATTGGAGGCAAGAAAAGCGGGATGGGAAGGAACGGTTGTTTTGAGAATCCAAATTATGGAGAATGGCGCTCCGGGACAGGTAACTGTCTATCGGTCCAGCGGCTATGATCTGTTGGATGAGGCGGCTATATCGGCTGTACGGCAATGGCGTTTTGTGCCGGCGAAAAATCGGTTTGGCCAGGTTATCCGATGTTCTACTACTCTGCCGGTGATTTTCAAGTTGCGGGCGTGA
- the cbiD gene encoding cobalt-precorrin-5B (C(1))-methyltransferase CbiD, giving the protein MTEKKMRRGITTGTCAAAAAKAALYAYFGEHKTIVEIETPQGHTLFVPVAASEKTFSGGRASVVKDAGDDPDITNGVTIYTDVTLLPSAEIVIKAGPGVGTVTKPGLSVAVGQPAINPGPQTMIKKAVRDLLPEDQGACVTVSIPGGEALAARTLNPILGIAGGLSVIGTTGIVEPMSEEAFKNSLVPQMQVVKALGKPHLIFVPGKIGQDIAVRCNLPQDATVQTSNFIGFMLEKAVELEFKSVLLFGHLGKLVKVAAGIFHTHNRMADARMETIAAYAGAAGASQAIIREILQCNTTEAAIPILEKQGLHSLYPLLAQKASERAMQYVFGDLTVGTVIVTMRGEVLGYDQTAKQIGDSLGWNIKS; this is encoded by the coding sequence ATGACTGAAAAGAAAATGCGCCGGGGAATTACTACCGGCACTTGTGCCGCGGCAGCGGCGAAAGCAGCGCTGTATGCTTATTTTGGCGAACATAAGACGATAGTTGAAATAGAAACACCCCAGGGGCACACCTTGTTTGTGCCGGTGGCAGCCAGTGAGAAAACTTTTTCCGGGGGGCGCGCTTCGGTCGTCAAAGATGCCGGCGACGACCCGGATATTACCAATGGTGTAACAATTTACACCGATGTGACTCTGTTGCCCTCAGCGGAGATTGTGATCAAGGCCGGACCGGGGGTGGGAACCGTGACCAAGCCGGGCTTGTCAGTGGCGGTCGGTCAGCCGGCCATCAACCCCGGTCCTCAGACCATGATTAAAAAAGCGGTCCGGGACCTTCTGCCGGAGGATCAGGGGGCCTGTGTTACTGTTTCCATACCGGGCGGGGAAGCTCTTGCGGCGCGTACCCTGAACCCTATATTGGGGATTGCCGGCGGTTTGTCAGTGATTGGCACTACCGGCATCGTTGAGCCCATGTCCGAAGAGGCGTTTAAAAATTCGCTGGTGCCGCAAATGCAGGTAGTAAAGGCATTAGGAAAACCGCACCTGATCTTTGTGCCGGGGAAGATCGGTCAGGATATCGCCGTCCGCTGCAATCTTCCCCAGGACGCTACTGTGCAAACCAGCAACTTCATCGGATTTATGCTGGAAAAGGCAGTTGAACTGGAATTTAAAAGCGTATTGCTGTTTGGTCATCTCGGCAAACTGGTCAAGGTGGCCGCCGGTATCTTTCATACCCACAATCGTATGGCCGACGCCCGTATGGAAACGATTGCAGCCTATGCCGGGGCAGCCGGCGCTTCCCAGGCGATCATACGGGAAATTCTGCAATGCAATACGACGGAAGCAGCGATCCCAATTCTGGAGAAGCAAGGTTTACACAGCCTGTATCCTTTGCTGGCCCAGAAGGCCAGCGAGCGGGCAATGCAATATGTGTTCGGCGATTTAACGGTGGGAACTGTGATTGTAACCATGCGGGGAGAAGTATTAGGGTATGATCAAACGGCAAAACAGATAGGAGATAGCCTGGGATGGAACATAAAGTCATAA